Below is a genomic region from Raphanus sativus cultivar WK10039 chromosome 4, ASM80110v3, whole genome shotgun sequence.
GTTATTACTACTGTATGATCTATCAATTGCTTGATATGATATGGTTGTCACTTGCCAACCAAGTCTTTTATTTTCTGAACAACAACCAACCAAGTCTAAGTAACTGGTGATATATATATCATTGGCGAACCTACGTTGTATAGGGAGGAGGCAGGTGCCccacaaaaatatagaaacaaatCAATTTGCATATAAAACAACAAACTTTCTTTAGCATTGTTGGCTTAAATCCTTTGCTTGCCCCCTCTGGTCCACGGTCCAAACCCTCCCAAGCCCTcaactttctttttattttttttatgtccCCACAAAATTATTTTCCTAGATTCGCCGCTGATATATGTAGAGTTATTGTTGGGTTCACttcctagggtgaacctttaggttcaccaaccaataggattcaagtatttcatatttaatatattttaaaaaaggaaacaaaatattgttaaattatattatgtttttaaataaatatctaaaaataaataaaaacagttgtagttgcaaaattttttttttaataaaaactctaaacccaaaatactaaaccctaaaccctaaatactaaaccctaaaccctaaacccttggtaaattcggaacctttgggtaaactctaaaccgtttggatgaatcatagttttaaaattttttaaaaaatctttttttcaattactactatttttatttatttttagttatttattttaaaaacataatataatttaacaaaattttgttttcttttaaaaagatattaaataaaaaatacttgattcctattggttggtgaacctaaatgttcatCTTAGGGAATGAAcccaaaaataagtcatatatatataatatattcatacGCTTCTTGTTAAACGCCACTCATGTTTATAATTCCAGTGAACTTCAATGTAGTTTCTAATACAAATTCCATCTTTTATGTGTAGGTTAACGTacaattatcaaatatatatcaacatttACGAACAGCTTGACCGTTGATGTATATTTATTGGGAGCTGAGATATTCTCCAACATTCACTAACAGTCCTCACAAATAGATTTCACCAAAACTTCATGTCgcattttcaattaaaaaatatgaaaccaaGAGATCCATTGAATAGAAAATCAATGCTTAGTGTAGCCTTTTCTTGAATTTATAGCTAAATTAAGCAACGTTCTTGTCCATAAACGTAACCTCTGTATTTGCTAGTGGAGCCATATATCCGGACATTATACTTCACCTAAGTTGTAAGAGCATAAATATTGGGGGTTTCTCCCTCTTAGTTTCTtcaaatacatatatgtgtatgtaattGTGGAGTTCTTTGATTTAAGAGAAACTCAACCAAAAGTTTctaatatataaacttttgGTTGAATTTCTCTTAAATCAAAGAACTCCATAATTACATACACTTATATAATagatacacatatatgtatttagAGAAACTAAGAAGGAGAAACTTCCAATAATTATGCTCTAAGTTACCGCATTAGGATAACCAAAAAATcacgaaaatataaaataaagagtaTGTTACCATGCATGGCTTTTAGGATGACGATGCCAACATGTATGACATTTGTTGTGGTCTATAATCCTTTGTACGGAcggcattttttttttaaacagaatGAGAAACGAGAAAActgaaaatagtttttaataacGTTTGACTAGATTATTAAATTGGGAATCCAATTAATTAAAGATTGGAATCCTATGACACATCATGTGCCTCTCTAATTGAATAGCGGGGTAGTCtatgaaaacaaaacaacaaaaattctTATGTTGACTTTACATCTCACAGAATTGTTATCGCCATGGTGTCTTAGATAAAAGAGCTAGaactatatatgatatataaaataaaatttaaaggtAGGACATTTTACAGTTTAGATCAAGGAAAATGTAACAAATATATCATCATTTTTATTCACTTCATTGATAAGTTTGTTTTTGTAAATTGCTACACATACGATAGATGTACAATTATAGTTCTCAATAGGAGACCAACTAGTtcattaatatataaacaaGGCTATACAATTGTTGAATAAAAAGGATGTGAGAGTTGACGAAGTTGTATCGCTTGATATGTCCAAAAGGCCAGGAGGGACCGGCCTAAATCCGTACTTCTCTACAAAGTACATAcgtcatttttgtttttaaatactccttttgtttataaatttcaaaatgacatatatcatttaaattcattttaaactttgttaaagttttaaaaatgttCTTAGCATATAATTGTAACACAATAATAAATACCACAGGGGATCCCCACAACTACGTGCAAAACATTACACATCACCAAAAATATGGATAGACAATATTGTGCTTGCAAATTTACTTTCATGATTAGTTGATAAAACTGAATTTAATATAACGAAAAGTGttattcaaacaaaaagaaaacgacTACCAACTTTGTTTTTACATGATCGTCGTATTTTTCATATGAGATATTAAGAAAATTCAATCACTTGAGTTTTGCCAACTGCCCATGCTTTACTTGAAACTTTAGAAGAACATAATGTTTGATAAGTAATTTCGCATACTAATCGATTGATTTGTCAGTTTTTAGTGGTCTATGCAATCCTCAAgttctatattaatttttaaaatttaatattagcAAACTTTCTTTGTTCACATATTTGGACACATGACTTTTCCTTTaactaaattctaaatatttatttgacaACCAATATGCGAATAAACTATTTTATGCGTCTAACTTGTTGGCAATGACAAAGAACAGGAATCCCGTTGGTAAAATTATTGAAacttgaaaattatattaatattctcGAATAAACCAATTAGTAGTTTAATCAAGATACTAATCACACGTCACGCCACCGCACCGTGTGCCCTTTCAGTGAAATATTGGGATGGTCCAGATAATATATTCAACTAAATAAGTTAACTACGATTTTTGTAAGTTGTAAATTGTAATACGTTGTCAGTTACACCAGGAGCCACATAATTATCATATAACTAAAGAAGCTGTATTAAATTCTTAAATTGCTATTTCAAATAATTCGGAGTATGATGAGCATCTCATTTCATTCGCACGGTCGACTCATGTGACTAATTCTTTTCTTTCAATTGACAACTAGGAACCGTCTATATTATGTTTGCTTTTatacataataattttctttactattgtaaatgtatatatatatgaataatggTATTTATCGGTCCTATTTATTTAGCTatgtaaaacataaaaataactttATGCTCATAAACTATTATATTAACTTTCTCTAAAACAAATCTGTGTATATTATAGGCTGTATGCTTTTTATATAAAGCATCAAAGACAAATAAATGAGAAACATTTAGCTCGCTTGACCAGAGGTGGGATGTGGTTGATTTTTGAGTCTTTCTCGCTTCACAGTGTTAGAAGTTGTGGATGAAGTTGTGCCAGAGTCATCTAGTTCGCTCAGCTTGACAAGAGGTGAGAGAGAAACAAAACTTCCAACCAAATAGCAAAACATGGAATGGAAGATAGTTCGAGGGAGAGAAAAGCATGGTTCTTATCACTAGCTACTGTTTTTCGTTGTTTGGTTATTCTAGTCTCTATCTTTGTTGTTTCATAGATCGAGATTGAATCATTCATGAAATTTGTTTCATACAAAACTTTACCCAACTATAATACTCATCGTTTTATCCTgtaatagttttgtttttaatatgaaagtccttattaaaaaaaaagacaaataaatgaaaattccTTTTGGTACGCTgctttcaaaaatattgtatttCTAAATGTTAAATGCTACATCTGAAATAAccaaataatatttctataattaaatatttgattttatagataaataatatatttatatatacatatatatatgtgattgaCAAAACGGTTATATTATACCCAAAATCCTATCAATAACAGAATATAAATCGACCGTCTCAGAACTGAATCATTCTTTCTAAATGCCACAAAGATACAAGTCATCGAGatcaatatataaatcatatataatataataatatattactgATTAAGATTCACAAAGTCTATATAAATATGTGCAGATGCATAAGCAAAGCCGTGTATCaaactctttcatttttttatatccTCTCATTTCACATAtatagaaaaccaaaaaaaagagcaaaaacaaaaacaaagaaaaaatgggattttgtttttgtttatccTCAGGAGGATCAACAGATAGAAACCAGATCTACGAGATAAATGATTATGGACAAGAAAATGCAGTTTTATACTCGGAACAACATGACTTTCCTCAAGACTTTGGCTCTGTCTCGTCTTTAGCTGGAGGCAAGGGCTTTAATCAAGATGCTGCCATACTCCACCTGGTATTGTTCAGTATAATCATTACCATTTTCTTTAgcatatatattcaaaaaatgtaaatatatgtttgtaTCTTTTTCTAATAACATGAATGATAAAATCGTAGGGATATGGAACTGAAGAAGGAGCGTTATGTGGAGTATTTGATGGTCATGGAGAGAAGGGTGAATTGGTGAGCAAGATCGTAAGAAACCAGTTGCCATCTTTATTGTTAGGTCACATGAACAATCATTCAGTGACTCGAGACTGGAAACTCATCTGCGAAAGTACGTGTTTGGCCATGGACAAAAGGATTCTTAAACTCAAGAACACTCTTGATTGCTCCTCATCCGGAACTGCTGCTGTTTTCGCCGTTAAACATGTAAGTTATTGTAAAACCAGTAATATTCttacaaaattttcatattaaatgatGTCTTGAATAAATTGTTTCTTCATCATGTTATATATCATATGTAAAGTGAAATATACAATCATATTAAACAATAATTTTTGAACAGGGAAATCAAGTGATGGTGGCAAACCTAGGAGATTCAAGGGCTATTATGATTGGAACAAGTGAGAATGGACAAATGAAGGTGGTTCAGTTAACCAGTGACCTAAAGCCAAGTGTCCCAAGTAAGTTTGTGCTACTACTATGAATAAACTGATGTTTGTAAACAACGTTTCGTTATGGTTaagcattttttttgttatttgattttgTAGGCGAAGCGGACAGAATAAGGAAACGCAACGGAAGGGTCTTAGCTTTAGAGTCAGAGCCTCATATTCTAAGAGTATGGCTTCCACATGAAAACCGACCCGGCCTAGCCATGTCTAGGGCTTTTGGTGACTTCGTTCTTAAAAGCTATGGTGTCATTGCGACTCCTGAAGTCTCTACGCATCAAATCACTTCTCGCGACCAGTTTCTGCTCCTTGCTTCGGATGGGGTACGTATATACATCTCCAAGAGGATAACATGACCAAAACAATATAAGCCAAATCAAGTTTTAATATGAAACATAATCTAGTCAGTTCAAAACCAAGTCTGGACCGCTTTAACGCCATACCAGTTTATATAGATTAAAGCTTACCTTGGTCACTAGTATTATGGtgtaaataaataacaatattattattttttgtctcTTGTGTATTGTAAAGGTGTGGGACGTGCTTAGTAACGAAGAAGTGGCTAAGGTGGTGATGAAGTCGGTGACTGAGACAGGAGCGGCCAACGCGGTGACAGAAGCGGCTACTAATGCGTGGAGACAGAAATATCCAACGGCTAAGGTTGATGATATCACTGTCGTGTGTCTCTCTGTCAACAAGAGACATGTTCCACAGCCTCTTATATGATTAAACAAANNNNNNNNNNNNNNNNNNNNNNNNNNNNNNNNNNNNNNNNNNNNNNNNNNNNNNNNNNNNNNNNNNNNNNNNNNNNNNNNNNNNNNNNNNNNNNNNNNNNAACCATGCTggccgtccaagcattacgtttaagtgaggacaacAAACGTATTTtaatagcatgttcatgaggggagaataaacactcGTCGTGGGTCCATGACCATACACTATAAACCCAAACATGATAAGCCTGGCCGAAGGGCCATAAGGCATTAtatagcttggccgtataaggcataacctataaggttgagacttcaaaagtctataagcttgagtacaccacaagaatacatgtatgaaaaaataagatacatcaggccatataaagtgagcatagatattcccgtctaaagatgataaagggtcataatccagatatagaccatcctaagacttTATGTAtaaccaccacatacctatgtgccatctaggatggaatacctcaactaaggatgagatgaaaatcgggaatatatgttggataagagaacatgatctttctcccacgaattcaatgagaccatgagccaaacaaaggtgatcatatattgtggccaaggtacacggattacatacaagatgaatccgactatccaacatcatggagaaagctataagctggtaaatagaaagtaaaagtggaatggttttaaccatccaagtcttggcaaagatcctcggaccagatatatatgtactggacgtccataaacaaagaaagaatgatagccagacagacccgaaagaatgactaagtcataccagcttagcaccactatataaatgtcctagtagagacataatcaagttgctgtaaaaGTCTATAGAAGATAGACCAGAATGTTCCATATATAATGAACCACGGATAGAAAAAgttaaggtgctcataatgatagatccgggttcatgaaagagaaaccatactaacaatgagataagaccggccgccctaaggtacaggtatcatacTGTAGCCTTGCaaacaaagtattcaatgatcctgataataataaaacttcaatcgattgtatcatgtctagaacgcgaaAGAACGCGAGGGAACATAATATAtaaagtgtcgacacatacacacactcataagtgataaagagaaagcacttgagcaaagagatatgcgaggatcactaacccacgtaagagtactcatagaGAATAAAATGGGACGTGGAGTTAAACCCAAAGAATGATATgagatgggcgtattggccaaaattacataagatagacgccatctaaccagtgaacagatgagtcttgtgaggaaaagaaaaatcgTGAGCAGTAGAACATGAAAATACATACAAGTGGTCGTATATGTTGCTACATAAAACATTcaaaggaatggcttgatcacacaaaggatactcacagggactaaggaacaaggaatATAATTCCTaggtggtgaatgctactaccccAATATCGAAATTAATAAAGATCTGGACATCTAAGAAAGAGTAGACACATTGGATAtatcactggatataaaggtaacataagataccttgagatgagaaagaagttctcatagaacaacatcgttcctgcgttgttcatggactgaaatgcagctgcatgcgtgtatgtacacacgatatgataagactaagtgatgcttagtagaaagttctataagaacgtttcagatcagtccatatagtagtcaatatattccttgtgtttatacttaaagaaaggatgattaagatgattgattcttggaaaggctatgaagagactacatgatctatagtagagatcattagccgtatatgaatgttgggatctatgatccaacgtaccaagaatagattgatcaaatggtctgagaatccatcagattcacgaccaaagggaaccataccaactaggatcatgtccgacctagttcgaccttaatcatcattggtcccgaccaatccatcccatccagcttgttccgaccagttcctctaggtcttaaatccgacctaaactatccaagtgagaggaacgtcctattgaccaaaaagtggcttagttttgattaaacttcaaactataacacaatagccacttcatgaacagaccgtggacactaaaagttcataaagagttttggtcaaaggatatgaataagatatatagtggacaagaacataatccggatggattatggatgatgtcatgatccggacagatcatggacatacaaagacattcatggtcgaatttatctaagagagataaaccatatgatccgaatggaccatgaatatcatgaaagcattttgttgatgcaggttaccagtccgatccacacagtgctaagtcccaaaccggctatgttttcacatatggaggcacgaccatttcatggagatcagtcaagcagactatatcagccacatcatccaatcactcggatatattggcgatccatgaagcaagcagagagtgtgtctggttgagactcatgacacaccatattcggacagcatgtgggatcacAGATGGTAAAGACGAAccgaccgttctttacgaagacaatgcggcctgcatagctcagctcaaagatggttacatcaagggtgacaagactaagcatgttctcccccaagttcttcttcactcacgatcttcagaaagaaggagaggtcaaggtactccaagtcagatccagcgagaactcagccgacctcttcacttaggcattaccaacatgcacgctcaagaagcttatgcagcagattggtatgcgatcactgagaagccttcagtgatgttcacttgaggggaagtaatgcggctgtactctttttcctatccatggcttcccgtttttaccacattgggtttttgggtttaccatggaaaggttttaacgaggcagtattccaaacgcattacaaattctagacggttatggcattacaatctcggtttttaacgagatagcatcttacacgcataatggacattaagggaagtgttatgaatattgtgtgatgtctattatggaatgttctagatttacttgttccctattccaagttacttgttccctactccaagttattagactttgtctccaagttatgtaatcctatataaggaactcattactcattgaataataacaattcattcctctctaagtcatacgactctctctctctctctctttagttcgatctatttctaagacaagaacactaggattagaacaaattattcatttataataattttaaatgttttaatatcaaaactgtGAAAATACGcataaattaagtttataagaaattatatgttaatcattttaatatttcataaataattgacatcatatatttgaatatatgttacattcctaataaaaatttcaatgcataaaaataatttatagtattagttctaatatttgtattttttttttcattagtattaagttttatattttatataaaacaaaaacatgattctgtacttctatttatttataatattgtgttttttaaaacagaagtgtaatttaaaagaaaaatcataagTTTCcaacaaattattaaataaaatattttataatgttttggaAGCGAATTTTTGTAAGATTCCACAAAGTTTCATTCCAGTTCTGATTGTGAAGTGGAAAGCGAATGTCCGATGAAATTTCAATGCAAacctaatttataattttataatgggACTAAGAgcctattattttaaataatgataaatttaaGAGTTTACACTTATAGATCAATCGGTGGCTGGAATGGATGAGCTTACTGGGCTAAGCTTTGTCCACGCGGAAGTGTTGGATTCATATGATTCACAATTGACTGTGACTCATCGACCAATGAAATATTGGAAACCTATTGCCCATCAATTCACTACGTGGGCTTTTTATTGCCTCTAGGCTCTAATCTACTCcaactaattttgtttataaccATTTTGTAAAAGGAGCAAAAATGTCTGATGACAAGAAaaactgaaactaaaataataatattatattatttgcaTTTGTATTTATAGATTAAGAAATTAAGAAGTATAGGTGTAATCTATACAACTTCACAGTTCacacttttgatttttttttaatgtgttttcaTAAAGAGAAAATTTGGTTAAGCATGTTTAGCATGTTTTTGGGGATGAGACTTTACAaccaaaatcataaattttggTTTCCCGATCAGACGATTACAACAAAATATGTCgttattttcttctttgataCAGTGATATGTAGTATGAAAATCTTGTTCACACTTATTGATCAATCGGTTTTGTTAGAAATGTAAAATgagaaacaaataaagaaataagAACACGTGTGCTGTAATATTTCATTGgtcttgttttctttcttcttagTGGTGAATCTATGTGGAGATGTAATCAGTGGCCTTGGCACAATCACGATAATGACATCGTTTGGAACTAAGCGATGATAACTAAGTGGCGAATTATCATGTCTTGGCAATGTTTTTAAACCTGATCCGGATGCTGAACAGGATCGACTTTCCGAATCACCAGATCATTAAATCAACCGCAGGTAAATCGCAGATTAATAACCTAAttagatttattatataataatttattagatatgaaaataaacatataaaaactaaatttaagtattttctaaatgttttataaaacatacaataataatttggatatttaaaaaaatacttaacatttattttttataatttatttttatttgacataaaaatattaaataaaatttagacaatttatttttttttgtaatgagtTAACAATTATGACAtctaacaaaaatatcaaaacttaaaagttcataaatatttaaatatttaatgtaaataataaatttaagcttcatatctaaaataaatcaaaaacaaaacatcattaataaattattgataacaaaaataaattaacaccaAATCAAATCAACTGATTTTGATTCTCTCTATCATCgttcttttcattttcttcaaataaaaaaaaataaaaagtaaaaattatatattagttCGATCAATGATTCACTCGATAACCGAGTTTTAGGTTTTAGCGGGGTTTTGTGGGTTTTATtgagtttttaaatattgtatttttaacaaaatttatctTGGATCAACGATTTACCAGTTCAACTGGAGATCCAAGTCGGGTTTCTAAATATTGTGTCGCGGTCTATGTAAAAAAAGAACTGGTTCTAGTAGCTGCTAGCGGATGTTACAAACATTAATTTGGATTTCAGCATAACTTGATATTCGATTATTAAAATGGAAAACGTCACAAGACTATTTAccaactttatattttagatcATCTCACGGTTTCTAAAATGATTGTAAACTTAATAGCTCGCCAAATAGTTGTCGTGGATCGGGTGATCAGTAAACAACTTTGACATGCGAGTGGTTGACCGTATATCTTATAACATGTCTGCGCTATGAACCTTCTTACTAGACTTCGTTATACgtcttaattttaaatattacttcTCTGTATTTTCGAATGATACATTACTCAATAGTATCTGGTATACAATATAAACTATTACATACAACATAAACTGTTTCCCGTCATATTTGACCTACCAACAGCTTGACCGGCTCA
It encodes:
- the LOC108849038 gene encoding probable protein phosphatase 2C 61; its protein translation is MGFCFCLSSGGSTDRNQIYEINDYGQENAVLYSEQHDFPQDFGSVSSLAGGKGFNQDAAILHLGYGTEEGALCGVFDGHGEKGELVSKIVRNQLPSLLLGHMNNHSVTRDWKLICESTCLAMDKRILKLKNTLDCSSSGTAAVFAVKHGNQVMVANLGDSRAIMIGTSENGQMKVVQLTSDLKPSVPSEADRIRKRNGRVLALESEPHILRVWLPHENRPGLAMSRAFGDFVLKSYGVIATPEVSTHQITSRDQFLLLASDGVWDVLSNEEVAKVVMKSVTETGAANAVTEAATNAWRQKYPTAKVDDITVVCLSVNKRHVPQPLI